The proteins below come from a single Deltaproteobacteria bacterium genomic window:
- a CDS encoding efflux RND transporter permease subunit gives MRLADLCIRRPVFATMMIAFLVVLGLFSYRQLAVDLFPNIDFPIVTVTTTLQGASVEEVESGITKPLEEAVNTIEGIDELRSVTKEGLSFIVVMFVLERNREAAAQDVRDKVAAVISQLPEGTDTPVVDKFDVESSPILSIAVSGDRDLREVTEIARKLVKEDVETLRGVGSVILTGGLDRAINVSVDTGKLAAYNLSVQQIKAALRAQNLEVPGGRVDQGPKELVLRTMGRIGSVADFTKLIVGNVHGRPLTIGDVGTVTDSFVEPRSRARLDGRVAVNLLLRKQSGTNTVEVIDTVKRRLDQLAQVLPRDIQLEVIRDHSRFIKRSIDEVQFHLVLAAVLVSLTVMLFIANLRATLIAAVAIPASIISTFTLMRALGFTINNLTMLGLVLATGVVIDDAVVVLENIFRHMEERGASALDAASAATKEISLAVMATTLSLVVIFLPVAFMSGRAGRFLHSYGITVACAIMVSLLISFTLTPMLCSRFLRVTRGRHSRQRGAYAAIARGYGAILRWSLHHRWVIIALSIVTVYTSVPLFRGLGKDFLPQDDQSEFEVVIQTPEGYSLSRTSQVFAELEARLQQLPAVRHLLTTIGDASGRLKAGSGPVTQGTVYVRLSELEERPFSQLAVMKQAREVLADFPDLRASVQNINLFVGGGQRQTEIELDLSGPSIEKLAEYSEKIMAGMRSTRGIVDVDTTLSVRQPELRVQISRPKASEFGIKVQDIAATLQTLVGGEPVTKFKEEQDQYDVWLRAELADRSDPRALGDLMVATPRGELIRLANLASWSEERGPAEIDHFNRQRKVTLVANLDGIALSTATERIDQLIAGLEMPATYRAKFSGRAKALAETGTNFIIAFALSLIFMYMILAAQFESFLHPITILLALPLSIPFALVSLLVLGDTLNMYSILGLFMLFGIVKKNGILQIDYTNTLRAQGLAREAAILQANHVRLRPILMTTVMLVAGMIPIALGRGPGSGTRASMAKVIIGGQALCLLLTLLLTPVAYSLLDDLGRWQPVARLAAGLRGLAARLPVLANGRKQA, from the coding sequence ATGCGCCTCGCCGACCTTTGCATTCGCCGGCCCGTCTTCGCCACCATGATGATCGCCTTCTTGGTGGTGCTCGGGCTGTTCTCCTACCGCCAGCTGGCGGTTGATTTGTTTCCCAACATCGACTTCCCCATCGTCACCGTCACCACGACCTTGCAGGGCGCCAGTGTCGAGGAAGTGGAGAGCGGCATCACCAAGCCGCTGGAAGAAGCGGTCAACACCATCGAAGGCATCGACGAACTGCGCTCGGTGACCAAAGAGGGGCTCTCGTTCATCGTCGTCATGTTCGTGCTCGAACGCAACCGCGAAGCCGCCGCACAAGACGTGCGTGACAAGGTGGCGGCGGTGATCTCGCAGCTGCCGGAAGGCACCGACACGCCGGTGGTCGATAAGTTCGACGTCGAGTCCTCGCCGATTCTGAGCATTGCCGTCTCCGGCGACCGCGACCTGCGCGAGGTCACCGAGATCGCCCGCAAGCTGGTGAAAGAAGACGTCGAGACCTTGCGCGGCGTCGGCTCGGTGATCCTCACCGGCGGCCTCGATCGCGCCATCAATGTCAGCGTCGATACCGGCAAGCTGGCCGCCTACAACTTGTCGGTGCAGCAGATCAAGGCGGCGCTGCGGGCGCAGAACCTCGAGGTTCCCGGCGGCCGCGTCGACCAAGGGCCGAAGGAGTTGGTGCTGCGCACCATGGGGCGCATCGGCTCGGTGGCCGATTTTACCAAGCTCATCGTCGGCAACGTCCACGGCCGGCCCCTCACCATCGGTGACGTAGGGACGGTGACCGACAGCTTCGTCGAGCCGCGCAGCCGGGCGCGCCTCGACGGCCGGGTGGCGGTTAACCTGCTGCTGCGCAAGCAGTCCGGCACCAATACGGTGGAGGTGATCGACACCGTCAAGCGCCGGCTCGATCAGCTGGCCCAAGTGCTGCCGCGCGACATTCAACTCGAGGTCATCCGCGATCACTCCCGCTTCATCAAGCGCTCGATCGACGAGGTCCAGTTCCACCTGGTGCTGGCCGCGGTGCTGGTCAGCCTGACGGTGATGCTGTTCATCGCCAACCTGCGGGCGACGCTGATTGCCGCGGTCGCCATCCCGGCCTCGATCATCTCCACCTTCACGCTCATGCGTGCCCTCGGCTTCACCATCAACAACCTCACCATGCTGGGCTTGGTGCTGGCCACCGGCGTGGTGATCGACGACGCGGTGGTGGTGCTGGAGAACATCTTCCGCCACATGGAAGAGCGCGGTGCCAGCGCCCTCGATGCGGCCTCGGCCGCGACCAAGGAAATCAGCCTGGCGGTGATGGCCACCACGTTATCACTCGTAGTTATCTTCCTGCCGGTGGCCTTCATGTCCGGCCGCGCCGGCCGCTTCTTGCACAGCTACGGGATTACGGTGGCCTGCGCCATCATGGTGTCGCTGCTGATCTCTTTCACCCTCACCCCGATGCTGTGCTCGCGCTTTCTGCGGGTGACGCGCGGCCGCCACTCGCGCCAGCGCGGCGCCTACGCCGCCATCGCTCGCGGCTACGGCGCGATCCTGCGCTGGTCGCTGCACCATCGCTGGGTCATCATCGCCCTCTCGATCGTCACCGTCTACACCTCGGTGCCGCTGTTTCGCGGTCTCGGAAAGGACTTCCTGCCGCAGGATGACCAGAGCGAGTTCGAGGTCGTCATCCAAACCCCGGAGGGCTACAGCCTCAGCCGCACCAGCCAGGTGTTCGCCGAGTTGGAAGCGCGCTTGCAGCAACTGCCGGCGGTGCGCCACCTGTTGACCACCATCGGCGACGCCAGCGGCCGCTTGAAAGCCGGCTCGGGGCCGGTGACGCAAGGCACCGTGTACGTGCGCTTGAGCGAACTGGAGGAACGCCCCTTCTCCCAGCTCGCGGTCATGAAGCAGGCGCGCGAAGTGCTGGCGGATTTTCCCGACTTGCGCGCCAGTGTGCAGAACATCAACCTCTTCGTCGGTGGCGGCCAGCGGCAGACCGAGATCGAGCTCGACCTCAGCGGCCCGAGCATCGAGAAGCTGGCGGAGTATTCCGAGAAGATCATGGCCGGCATGCGCAGCACCCGCGGCATCGTCGATGTCGACACCACGCTGTCGGTGCGCCAGCCCGAGCTGCGGGTGCAGATCTCACGGCCCAAGGCTTCCGAGTTCGGCATCAAGGTGCAGGACATCGCCGCCACGCTGCAAACGCTGGTCGGCGGCGAGCCGGTCACCAAGTTCAAGGAAGAGCAGGACCAGTACGACGTCTGGCTGCGCGCCGAGCTGGCGGACCGGTCCGACCCGCGTGCCCTCGGCGATCTCATGGTCGCTACTCCGCGCGGTGAGCTGATCCGGCTGGCCAACCTGGCGAGTTGGAGCGAAGAGCGCGGCCCGGCCGAGATCGACCATTTCAACCGCCAGCGCAAAGTGACGCTGGTAGCCAACCTCGACGGCATCGCTCTGAGCACCGCCACCGAGCGCATCGACCAGCTCATCGCCGGGTTGGAGATGCCGGCGACCTACCGGGCAAAGTTCTCCGGGCGGGCCAAGGCGCTGGCGGAGACCGGCACCAACTTCATCATCGCTTTCGCCCTCAGTTTGATCTTCATGTACATGATTCTGGCGGCGCAGTTCGAGAGCTTTCTGCACCCGATCACGATCCTGCTGGCGCTGCCGCTGTCGATCCCGTTCGCGCTGGTCTCACTGCTGGTACTCGGGGATACGCTGAACATGTACAGCATTCTCGGCTTGTTCATGCTCTTCGGCATCGTCAAGAAGAACGGCATCCTGCAGATTGATTATACCAACACCTTGCGGGCGCAGGGCCTGGCGCGCGAGGCGGCGATCCTGCAAGCCAACCACGTGCGGCTGCGGCCGATCTTGATGACCACGGTCATGCTGGTGGCGGGCATGATTCCGATCGCCTTGGGACGCGGGCCGGGCTCGGGCACACGCGCCTCGATGGCCAAGGTGATCATCGGCGGTCAGGCGCTGTGCTTGCTGCTGACGCTGCTGCTGACGCCGGTGGCCTACTCGTTGTTGGACGATCTCGGACGCTGGCAGCCGGTGGCGCGGCTGGCCGCCGGGCTGCGCGGGCTGGCGGCGCGGCTGCCCGTGCTGGCCAACGGGCGCAAGCAGGCGTGA
- a CDS encoding efflux RND transporter periplasmic adaptor subunit, whose protein sequence is MTRRRGMLALLLLLSAGCAPHGDTLPAAATPAQAAVPVTVAAAVIRPSERQVSFVGTLFGNEEVTLSSQVEGQIKSITADMGDHIDAEQVLAEVEDDQLRARLREVEATLAKARADEARGRQLVEQKVISPTEYETMKTHVAVIEAQRDTFTVTLSHARVRSPLTGSVAKRLVSAGEYVRPGTPLFALVADDPLKLRGDVPERFANELQLQQGVRVRVDAFPGTVFEGRLTRISPASNRDNRSLTVEALVDNHERQLKAGFFANAAIVTRRDDDAVMVPPEALITFAGVTKLFVIADNAAHERQVQPGTRSAEGLIEITQGLRAGELVATSGLSKLQNGAAVSVRKQEEKREQAG, encoded by the coding sequence ATGACACGACGTCGAGGAATGCTGGCGCTGTTGCTGCTCTTGAGTGCCGGCTGTGCGCCTCATGGCGACACCCTGCCGGCGGCGGCGACGCCGGCTCAGGCTGCGGTGCCGGTGACCGTGGCCGCCGCCGTAATCCGCCCCAGCGAACGGCAGGTCAGCTTCGTCGGCACGCTCTTCGGCAACGAGGAGGTGACGCTATCGAGCCAAGTCGAGGGGCAGATCAAGTCGATCACCGCCGACATGGGCGACCACATCGACGCCGAGCAGGTGCTGGCCGAAGTTGAGGATGACCAGCTGCGAGCCCGCTTGCGCGAGGTCGAAGCCACCTTGGCCAAGGCCCGCGCCGACGAGGCCCGTGGCCGCCAGCTGGTCGAACAGAAAGTGATTTCGCCGACCGAGTACGAGACCATGAAGACGCACGTCGCGGTGATCGAGGCGCAGCGCGACACCTTCACGGTGACGCTGAGCCACGCCCGAGTGCGCTCGCCGCTGACCGGCTCGGTGGCCAAGCGGCTGGTCTCGGCCGGCGAGTACGTCCGCCCGGGCACACCGTTGTTCGCGCTGGTGGCCGATGATCCGCTTAAGCTGCGCGGCGACGTGCCCGAGCGCTTCGCCAACGAGCTACAGTTGCAACAAGGAGTGCGGGTACGCGTCGATGCCTTTCCCGGTACCGTGTTCGAGGGCCGTTTGACCCGCATCAGCCCCGCCTCCAACCGCGACAACCGCTCGCTCACGGTCGAGGCGTTGGTCGACAATCACGAGCGCCAGCTCAAGGCCGGCTTCTTTGCCAACGCCGCCATCGTGACGCGCCGCGACGACGACGCCGTGATGGTTCCGCCGGAAGCCTTGATCACCTTCGCCGGCGTCACCAAGCTGTTCGTGATTGCCGACAACGCGGCGCACGAGCGCCAAGTTCAGCCGGGCACGCGCTCGGCCGAAGGCCTGATCGAGATCACCCAAGGGCTGCGGGCCGGCGAGCTGGTGGCGACCTCGGGCCTCAGCAAGCTCCAAAACGGCGCCGCGGTCAGCGTCCGCAAGCAGGAGGAAAAACGCGAGCAGGCCGGCTGA
- a CDS encoding TetR/AcrR family transcriptional regulator has translation MRGRKKSPDIRAAILRCATEVFAQREFHEVLTDDIAAKLGIGKGTIYRYFDSKEALYFATIVEGLKGMRAAVDEALRQPAPLAVIIQRLVETILRYFWNRRDFFILLHRHEPKLDPRERAEWQQQREEVVEQVRGVLERALPRPTLGRQHPRQAVEILFGMIRSAALFRAPGDRPAALANVIAAAFLHGVTVNAAEVGRVTRGEGVAGARLARPTVARRQLQHRRGGKSIS, from the coding sequence ATGCGAGGTCGCAAGAAAAGCCCCGATATACGTGCCGCGATTCTGCGCTGTGCCACCGAGGTCTTCGCCCAGCGCGAGTTCCACGAGGTGCTTACCGACGACATCGCGGCCAAGCTGGGCATCGGCAAGGGCACGATCTACCGCTACTTCGACTCCAAGGAGGCGCTCTACTTCGCCACCATCGTGGAGGGGTTGAAGGGGATGCGGGCGGCGGTCGACGAGGCTTTGCGGCAGCCGGCGCCGCTGGCGGTGATCATCCAACGGCTGGTCGAGACGATCCTGCGCTACTTCTGGAATCGGCGCGACTTCTTCATCCTGCTCCACCGCCACGAGCCCAAGCTCGATCCGCGCGAGCGCGCCGAGTGGCAGCAGCAGCGCGAGGAGGTCGTCGAACAAGTTCGCGGCGTGCTCGAACGCGCCCTGCCGCGGCCGACGCTGGGCCGGCAACACCCGCGCCAAGCGGTGGAGATCCTCTTCGGCATGATCCGCTCGGCGGCTTTGTTTCGCGCTCCGGGCGACCGCCCGGCGGCGCTGGCCAATGTCATCGCCGCGGCTTTCCTGCACGGCGTTACCGTCAACGCCGCCGAGGTCGGGCGCGTTACCCGCGGCGAGGGCGTGGCCGGCGCACGGCTGGCGCGGCCGACGGTGGCCCGCCGCCAATTGCAACACCGACGAGGAGGCAAGTCGATATCATGA
- the gloB gene encoding hydroxyacylglutathione hydrolase: protein MKVVIIPQLTDNYAYLIVDEATKMAAVVDCAEAQAVIEAAKRERATLTAVLPTHHHYDHVGGHEALLASHPQLAVYGVDERIPGLTQRVEDGATVAIGNLALRVLLIPAHTTGHVAYYCSQEHALFTGDTLFAGGCGRLFEGDAAMMLRSLSLLLALPDDTRVYFGHEYTEKNLRFALSLEPQNQALRRQYDRVVELVKRHQPTTPTTLAIEQATNPFLRCRSPELRATLRRQYPELATDEVSIFAKVRALKDVF, encoded by the coding sequence ATGAAGGTCGTTATCATCCCCCAGCTTACGGACAACTACGCCTACCTCATCGTGGACGAGGCGACTAAGATGGCCGCGGTCGTCGATTGCGCCGAGGCGCAAGCGGTGATCGAGGCCGCCAAGCGCGAGCGGGCCACGCTGACGGCAGTTCTCCCGACGCACCACCACTATGACCATGTCGGCGGCCACGAGGCCTTGCTCGCAAGCCATCCGCAGCTCGCCGTCTACGGCGTCGATGAGCGCATCCCCGGGCTCACTCAACGGGTGGAGGACGGCGCCACCGTGGCCATCGGCAACCTCGCCCTGCGCGTGCTCCTGATTCCGGCGCACACCACCGGTCACGTGGCCTACTACTGCTCACAGGAACACGCGCTGTTCACCGGCGACACCCTCTTCGCCGGCGGCTGCGGCCGCCTGTTCGAGGGCGACGCCGCGATGATGCTGCGGTCGCTGTCGCTGCTGCTGGCCTTGCCCGACGACACCCGGGTTTACTTCGGCCACGAGTACACCGAGAAGAACCTGCGCTTCGCACTTTCCCTCGAGCCGCAGAACCAAGCCTTGCGCCGGCAGTACGACCGTGTCGTCGAGTTGGTCAAGCGCCACCAGCCGACCACCCCGACCACCCTCGCGATCGAGCAGGCTACCAACCCGTTTCTGCGCTGCCGCAGCCCCGAGCTGCGCGCCACCTTGCGGCGCCAGTACCCCGAGCTGGCCACGGACGAGGTCAGCATCTTCGCCAAAGTGCGTGCGCTGAAGGACGTGTTCTGA
- the hpnK gene encoding hopanoid biosynthesis-associated protein HpnK produces the protein MSRRLIVSADDFGMSAGVNAAVLRAHREGILGDASLMVNGAAAAEAIELAHAAPALSVGLHLVLAQGRATLPPRAIPDLVDAGGFFRTQPIRAALGYFFKLGVRQQVRREVCAQIEKFLAAGLTLSHVDGHVNIHLHPTILNLLVALSAQYGIRAVRLTREPLVTALRLDRRHAARKLAEGLTFNALSAYARPRLAAQGVRHPDRLFGLHQSGHLTEAYLLRLLPRLAPGVTELYCHPALLDAEARRWRPANYESEAELAALTSPRVAARIRDLGIDRITYRQLEAR, from the coding sequence GTGAGCCGGCGCCTGATCGTCTCGGCCGATGACTTCGGCATGTCGGCTGGGGTCAACGCCGCGGTGTTGCGCGCGCACCGCGAGGGCATCCTCGGCGACGCCAGCCTGATGGTGAACGGCGCGGCAGCGGCCGAAGCGATCGAGTTGGCGCACGCGGCGCCGGCGCTCAGCGTCGGGCTGCACCTGGTGTTGGCGCAAGGGCGGGCGACGCTGCCGCCGCGCGCGATTCCCGACTTGGTTGACGCGGGTGGGTTCTTTCGCACCCAGCCGATCCGCGCCGCCCTGGGTTACTTCTTCAAACTCGGAGTACGCCAACAGGTGCGCCGAGAGGTGTGTGCACAAATCGAGAAATTCCTCGCCGCCGGCTTGACGCTGTCGCACGTCGACGGTCACGTCAACATCCACCTGCATCCGACCATCCTCAACCTGTTAGTGGCGCTCTCGGCACAGTACGGCATCCGCGCCGTGCGCCTGACGCGCGAGCCGCTGGTAACGGCCTTGCGGCTCGACCGCCGCCACGCCGCCCGCAAGCTCGCCGAAGGGCTGACGTTCAACGCGCTCAGCGCTTATGCCCGGCCGCGGCTGGCGGCCCAAGGCGTGCGTCATCCCGATCGCTTGTTCGGCTTGCACCAAAGCGGTCACCTCACCGAAGCCTACTTGTTGCGGCTGCTGCCGCGGCTGGCGCCCGGCGTCACCGAGCTGTACTGCCATCCGGCGTTGTTGGACGCCGAAGCCCGGCGCTGGCGCCCGGCGAACTACGAGAGCGAAGCCGAGCTGGCCGCGCTCACCAGTCCCCGCGTCGCCGCGCGAATCCGTGACCTTGGCATCGATCGCATCACTTATCGGCAATTGGAGGCCAGGTAG
- a CDS encoding flippase-like domain-containing protein, whose translation MKQRDPDDAGAGTLSEMPRSPAGPTVAARRWRVFERAVLVAGVALFALLLREIGPRVVLDNIRAVGWGIGLIVLQEALAYTANTLGWRYAFPSSDAPIGFTRLLGARIAGDAINYVTPTATLGGEFVRIRLLRQQAPATTLVASVAIAKLSQTVGQVAFIVVGLLWVLERTPLPPPLRRGLLIGVAVLAAAAALLLVMQRNGLFAPLLRALHALGLPRSLFELAARLQRLDDAIVDFHASDSWSFVASAGCFFIGWALGVLEVYLILFLLGVPITFERALAIEVFSAALDAMLFFVPGKVGTQEGGKVLIFSVLGLDVAKGLSLGILRRIRELVWAGIGLLILSRLHGGLPPLAKPEAARG comes from the coding sequence TTGAAACAGCGAGACCCAGACGACGCCGGCGCCGGCACGCTCAGCGAGATGCCGCGTAGCCCAGCCGGGCCAACGGTTGCGGCGCGCCGGTGGCGAGTATTCGAGCGCGCCGTTCTCGTCGCCGGGGTGGCATTGTTCGCGCTCCTGTTGCGCGAGATTGGGCCGCGGGTGGTGCTCGATAACATCCGCGCCGTCGGCTGGGGCATCGGCCTGATCGTGTTGCAAGAAGCGCTGGCCTACACGGCCAACACGCTGGGCTGGCGCTACGCCTTTCCATCCTCGGATGCGCCGATCGGCTTCACGCGGCTGTTGGGCGCGCGCATTGCGGGTGACGCCATCAACTACGTTACGCCCACCGCCACCCTCGGCGGCGAGTTCGTTCGTATTCGGCTGCTGCGCCAGCAGGCACCGGCGACCACGCTGGTGGCCTCGGTGGCCATCGCCAAGCTCAGCCAGACCGTCGGGCAAGTTGCCTTCATCGTCGTCGGCCTGCTGTGGGTGCTCGAACGAACGCCGCTGCCGCCGCCGCTGCGGCGGGGCCTGTTGATCGGGGTGGCGGTGCTGGCCGCCGCCGCGGCGCTCTTACTTGTGATGCAGCGCAACGGGTTGTTTGCGCCGCTGCTGCGGGCGTTGCACGCGCTCGGCTTGCCGCGTTCGCTGTTCGAGCTCGCCGCCCGGCTGCAGCGGCTCGATGATGCAATTGTAGATTTCCACGCCTCGGACAGCTGGAGCTTTGTCGCCTCGGCAGGTTGCTTTTTCATTGGCTGGGCGCTCGGCGTGCTCGAAGTGTACCTGATCTTGTTCCTGCTCGGCGTCCCGATCACGTTCGAACGGGCGCTGGCGATCGAGGTGTTCTCGGCCGCGCTCGATGCCATGCTGTTCTTCGTGCCGGGCAAGGTCGGCACGCAGGAAGGCGGCAAGGTGTTGATCTTCAGCGTGCTCGGACTCGACGTGGCCAAGGGCTTGTCGCTGGGCATCTTGCGGCGCATTCGCGAGCTGGTGTGGGCCGGTATTGGGTTGCTGATCTTGTCGCGCTTGCACGGGGGATTGCCCCCGCTGGCCAAGCCGGAAGCCGCCCGGGGCTGA